In Diabrotica undecimpunctata isolate CICGRU chromosome 4, icDiaUnde3, whole genome shotgun sequence, a single genomic region encodes these proteins:
- the LOC140438348 gene encoding acireductone dioxygenase-like encodes MVRAWHMDNDSSSDKSLPHQKIPGEYINVNDLNTSVGVKYYKLNIATIDTDGVLDQIKKQNGCHYEDEITTEKCLQNNGEMSKIFYTEHLHKDDEIRLCVDGCAYFDVRDKNDEWVRIEIVPGDLLILPSGIYHRFTLDTQNHIRLRRFFISEANWTSFNRPSDSMDCRKKYVQKLQN; translated from the coding sequence ATGGTTCGTGCTTGGCATATGGACAATGACAGTTCTAGTGATAAGAGTTTACCTCATCAAAAGATACCAGGAGAATACATTAATGTAAATGATTTAAATACTTCTGTTGGTGTTAAATATTATAAACTTAATATTGCTACCATAGATACAGACGGTGTGTTAGACCAGATAAAGAAACAAAATGGTTGCCACTACGAAGACGAAATTACCACAGAAAAATGTTTGCAGAACAATGGAGAAATGTCCAAAATTTTTTATACTGAACACCTTCATAAAGATGACGAAATTCGCTTATGTGTTGACGGATGTGCTTATTTTGATGTACGAGATAAAAATGATGAGTGGGTTAGAATAGAAATTGTACCAGGAGATTTGCTGATATTACCAAGTGGAATCTATCACAGATTTACTTTGGATACTCAAAATCATATAAGGTTAAGGAGATTTTTTATTTCTGAAGCCAATTGGACTTCCTTTAACAGACCTAGTGATAGTATGGATTGCCGTAAGAAGTATGTTCAGAAATTACAAAATTAA